A part of Trachemys scripta elegans isolate TJP31775 chromosome 23, CAS_Tse_1.0, whole genome shotgun sequence genomic DNA contains:
- the ZPBP2 gene encoding zona pellucida-binding protein 2, with the protein MQNGYYCIFSTVEAAIDEEQYSVKVIKKNYIYGNIKHQVNIYVKVYTNSPFLVCMDLALSQKEVIDPNYLWIGPNGKNLKGQSYINLTETGKLMVRGFQESMSGSYTCTLSYKTINTDIQEEREKFKTYKFMVYAYREPDYTYQISVRFTTKECRLAANDQFFEELKKILNDLISDLTCHVIEPSYKCHVIKIPKHGLLDELFVTFQVNPFAPGWEAVCQQISYDCEDVTNRRVQEARDLIEEFFHKQTYVLKHEFRNVPAIHYIDHSFEVTRIDSCRPGFGKNDDTHNDCASCCVVCDPGTYSPNNEVRCRICTSIRIKHYGAKSC; encoded by the exons ATGCAGAATGGT tattacTGTATTTTCTCTACAGTGGAAGCTGCAATTGATGAAGAACAATATTCTGTTAAAGTAATTAAAAAGAATTACATTTATGGCAACATCAAACATCAAG TGAACATTTATGTTAAAGTGTATACAAATAGTCCATTTCTAGTATGCATGGATTTGGCACTTTCTCAGAAAGAAGTAATAGATCCAAACTATTTATGGATTGGACCCAATGGAAAGAATCTAAAAG GACAAAGTTACATCAATCTCACTGAAACAGGAAAACTGATGGTGAGAGGTTTTCAGGAGTCTATGTCTGGATCTTATACTTGCACTCTTTCTTATAAAACCATCAACACTGACAtacaagaagagagagagaaatttaagaCATATAAATTTATGGTATATG CATATCGGGAGCCTGACTACACATACCAGATATCTGTTCGGTTTACTACAAAAGAGTGCAGACTAGCAGCTAATGATCAATTCTTTGAAGAGCTGAAGAAAATCTTGAATGATTTAATCTCTGATTTGACATGTCATGTTATAGAACCATCATACAAATGTCATGTCATCAAGATACCAAAGCATGGCCTCCTGGATGAGCTATTTGTTACTTTTCAAG TAAATCCTTTTGCCCCAGGATGGGAAGCAGTTTGCCAACAGATTTCTTATGACTGTGAAGATGTAACCAACAGAAGAGTTCAGGAG GCAAGAGATCTCATTGAAGAATTTTTCCATAAACAAACATATGTTCTGAAGCACGAGTTTCGGAATGTACCTGCAATACATTATATAGACCATAGTTTTGAAGTTACTCGCATTGACAGCTGTCGTCcaggttttggaaaaaatgatGACACCCACAATGACTGCGCTAGTTGCTGTG TGGTTTGTGACCCTGGAACATACAGTCCTAACAATGAAGTGAGATGTCGGATTTGTACAAGCATTCGAATCAAACACTATGGAGCAAAATCTTGCTAA